One genomic window of Quercus lobata isolate SW786 chromosome 9, ValleyOak3.0 Primary Assembly, whole genome shotgun sequence includes the following:
- the LOC115961494 gene encoding putative pentatricopeptide repeat-containing protein At5g36300, with amino-acid sequence MFMVMVLFSLSSTRGVTSFFLFSSSNLSMLNKGVKEVSLRAFDKKNLDTKSPESLVKGKELSWELYNHTICDCCKVGDIDRAMTLLARMEASGLHPNLISYTHLIEALGSIGRTLEAEAVFQEMICSGFKPRVNLYNVLLRVFLKKGLLGGAVKVLDVMDDLGICRNQETYEVLLDYYVNAGRLEDTWGIINEMRRKRFQLNSFVYSKVIGLYRDNGMWKKAMGVVEEIREMGMSLDKQIYNSIIDTFGKYGDLDEALEVFEKMRQEGIRPDITTWNSLIRWHCKVGNLSKALELFTQMLEQGLYPDPKIFITIIIRLGEQGKWDVIKKNFETMKYRGYKKSGAIYAVLVDIYGQYGRFANAEECISALKSEGVQLSASIFCVLANAYAQQVCCSTPPSFPASFLFIISLYNCYLFVDFSVCAAAQVVLTS; translated from the exons ATGTTCATGGTGATGGTGTTGTTTTCACTATCATCCACCCGTGGTgtcacttctttctttttgtttagttCCTCTAATCTTTCCATGCTGAACAAGGGTGTTAAAGAAGTAAGTTTAAGAGCATTTGACAAAAAGAACTTGGATACGAAGTCCCCAGAAAGCCTTGTAAAAGGAAAAGAACTTTCTTGGGAGCTATATAACCACACAATATGTGATTGTTGCAAAGTGGGAGATATTGACAGGGCTATGACTCTTCTCGCTCGGATGGAGGCTTCGGGGCTTCATCCCAACTTGATATCCTACACCCATTTGATTGAAGCTCTTGGAAGCATAGGAAGGACTTTGGAAGCTGAAGCAGTTTTCCAAGAAATGATATGTTCTGGGTTTAAGCCTAGAGTGAACTTGTACAATGTTTTGCTTAGAGTTTTCTTAAAGAAAGGGCTCCTAGGAGGTGCAGTTAAGGTATTAGATGTAATGGACGATTTGGGTATTTGTAGGAATCAAGAAACATATGAGGTTCTTCTGGATTACTATGTGAATGCTGGGCGTTTGGAAGATACTTGGGGAATAATCAACGAAATGAGGCGCAAGAGGTTTCAACTGAACTCATTTGTGTATAGTAAGGTTATTGGTCTTTACAGGGATAATGGGATGTGGAAAAAAGCAATGGGTGTTGTAGAAGAGATTAGGGAGATGGGGATGTCACTAGACAAGCAGATTTATAACAGCATTATAGATACGTTTGGGAAATATGGTGATTTGGATGAAGCCTTGGAAGTGTTTGAGAAAATGCGACAAGAAGGTATAAGGCCTGATATAACAACATGGAATTCTTTGATCAGGTGGCATTGTAAGGTTGGGAATTTATCTAAGGCCCTTGAGTTGTTCACCCAAATGCTAGAACAAGGGTTATATCCTGATCCAAAGATCTTCATTACCATTATTATCCGTTTGGGAGAGCAGGGAAAGTGGGATGTGATAAAGAAGAATTTTGAGACTATGAAATACAGAGGATATAAAAAAAGTGGCGCCATTTATGCAGTTTTGGTTGATATTTATGGGCAATATGGGAGATTTGCTAATGCTGAGGAGTGCATATCTGCTCTAAAGTCAGAAGGCGTTCAACTTTCAGCTAGCATTTTTTGTGTCTTAGCAAATGCTTATGCTCAGCAGGTCTGCTGTTCCACACCCCCATCGTTTCCTGCTTCCTTTCTCTTTATTATCTCCTTGtataattgttatttatttgttgacttta GTGTTTGTGCTGCTGCACAAGTGGTGTTGACCTCCTAA
- the LOC115959424 gene encoding myrcene synthase, chloroplastic-like yields the protein MANSNTSNNSIIVRRSANYQPSIWDYDYIQSLRNKYVGETCTGQSNVLKEHVRMMLHKVVDPLEQLELIDILQRLGLSHHFEGEMKRILEGLYKNYQSGNTWRKENLYAIALKFRLLRQHGYNISQGVFNIFKDERGKFKACLCEETKGILSLYEASFLLTESENVLEELRNFATKHLQEYVKQNKDKTLSAMVTYALELPLHWRIMKFETRWFIDIYRSREDMNPILLKLAEMDFNMVQAVHQEDLKQVSRWWKNTGLGENLTFARDRLTELFFWSVGMIYQPQFGCQRINLTKLGVLIVMVDDVYDVYGTLDELELFTDAIERWDINAMDQLPDYMKICFLILYNFVNEMAFDPLKEQGFHIIRYLKKAWSDLCKSYLLEAKWYHNGYIPSLEEYLENAWISVATPVILMHAYFMVTNPITKEALDCLEEYPKIFYWSSMILRLTDDLGTSANELERGDVPKSIQCYMNETGASEKDAREYVESLISTAWKKVNEERVASSPFCQTFIEIAMNLARMGHFMYQYGDGFGVADRKTKDGILSLLIQPIPHFGMSSGNSNTTPNLNIN from the exons ATGGCAAACAGCAATACTTCAAATAATTCCATTATTGTTCGGCGATCAGCAAATTACCAACCTTCCATTTGGGACTATGATTACATCCAGTCATTGAGAAACAAATATGTG GGAGAAACTTGCACTGGACAAAGTAATGTGTTGAAGGAACATGTGAGGATGATGCTTCACAAAGTGGTCGATCCTTTAGAGCAACTCGAGCTGATAGATATCTTGCAAAGACTTGGATTATCTCATCACTTCGAGGGAGAGATGAAGAGAATATTGGAAGGTCTATACAAAAATTATCAAAGTGGTAATACGTGGAGAAAGGAGAATTTATATGCCATAGCTCTTAAATTTAGACTCCTAAGACAACATGGATATAACATCTCTCAAg GAGTCTTCAATATTTTCAAGGATGAGAGAGGGAAATTCAAGGCATGCCTTTGTGAGGAAACCAAGGGTATACTATCCTTGTATGAAGCATCATTCCTTTTGACAGAAAGTGAGAATGTGTTGGAGGAATTGAGAAATTTCGCAACCAAGCACCTCCAAGAATATGTCAAGCAGAATAAAGATAAAACTCTTTCTGCTATGGTGACTTATGCCTTGGAGCTTCCACTGCATTGGAGAATAATGAAGTTTGAAACAAGGTGGTTTATTGATATATATAGAAGTAGAGAAGACATGAACCCTATCTTACTTAAACTTGCAGAAATGGATTTCAACATGGTGCAAGCAGTCCACCAAGAAGATCTAAAACAAGTGTCAAG ATGGTGGAAGAACACTGGGCTTGGAGAAAATTTGACCTTTGCAAGGGATAGGCTAACGGAGCTTTTCTTCTGGTCAGTGGGGATGATATATCAACCTCAGTTTGGATGTCAAAGGATAAATCTAACAAAGCTGGGTGTACTTATAGTAATGGTAGACGATGTTTATGACGTATATGGAACTTTAGATGAACTTGAGCTCTTCACAGATGCCATTGAGAG ATGGGACATCAATGCAATGGATCAGCTTCCAGATTATATGAAGATATGTTTCctcattctctacaactttGTTAATGAAATGGCTTTTGATCCCCTTAAGGAACAAGGATTCCATATCATTCGATACCTTAAAAAAGCG TGGTCAGATTTATGTAAATCTTATTTGTTGGAGGCCAAGTGGTATCACAACGGATATATACCAAGCCTTGAAGAATACCTTGAGAATGCATGGATATCAGTAGCAACACCAGTTATACTAATGCATGCTTACTTTATGGTCACCAATCCAATAACGAAGGAAGCCTTGGATTGCTTGGAAGAGTACCCCAAAATATTCTATTGGTCATCAATGATTCTACGACTTACAGATGATCTTGGAACATCTGCG AATGAATTAGAAAGAGGTGATGTTCCAAAATCAATCCAATGTTACATGAATGAAACTGGTGCTAGTGAAAAAGATGCTCGTGAGTATGTGGAGTCTTTAATTAGTACAGCATGGAAGAAGGTGAATGAAGAGAGAGTTGCAAGTTCTCCATTCTGTCaaacatttattgaaattgCAATGAACCTCGCAAGGATGGGTCATTTCATGTACCAATATGGAGATGGGTTCGGTGTTGCAGACCGAAAAACTAAAGATGGTATATTATCGTTACTTATTCAGCCCATTCCACACTTCGGGATGTCTTCTGGCAATTCAAATACTACACCAAACTTGAACATCAATTAA